Part of the Bacteroidota bacterium genome is shown below.
CAAAGTTGCTGAATGTATGGCTCACAGGCAGCATGATAAATAATTGTTTTTCCTTTCGCGAGAGCTGCTGCTAAAATAATATTTGCAGTTCCGGTGACGGATGCTTCATCGAGCAGCATATAAGTTCCTTTCAACTGACTCGCATCTACTTTGAAAAAATTTGTCTTCTCATCGTAATCGAATCTCGCTCCGAGTTTTTGAAAGCCGATGAAGTGTGTGTCTAATCTTCTTCTTCCGATTTTATCTCCGCCAGGTTTCGGAATGTATCCTTTTCCGAACCGCGCGAGCAGCGGGCCTAAAATCATAATTGAACCGCGCAGCGCTGTGGCTTTCTTTTTGTATTCGTCCGAGAGAAGGTAATCTACGTTTACATTATCCGCTTTGAACTCGTACGTGTCTTCACTTTTCTTTTCAACTTTTACTCCGAGAGATTTTAATAAATCAATTAATTTATTTACATCAACAATGTTCGGAATATTTGAGATGGTAATTTTCTCAGGAGTAAGAAGAACAGCGCAGAGAATTTGCAGCGCTTCATTCTTCGCGCCTTGCGGAGTGATTTCTCCTTTTAATTTTTTTCCTCCGGTAACTTCGAAACTTGACATCTGCTAAATACTAATTTGTACCAATGTACTAATTACGAATTTTTACGAATGAGTGTTTTCCATCTGCCATCTGCCATTTTACATCTTACATAAAATTTATCTTCCTCTGCGATGACGGTTATTATGTCTTCTTCCTCTGTCGCGGTCTCTTCCCCTTTCATTTCTTCCGCTTCCGCTGCGTTCTTCTCTTCCCCTGCTATCATCGCGCTTTCCGGCTTTGGCAAGAATTTCGTGCGTGCCTGTCATTTGAAAATCATCCGGCACTTTTAATTTTCCCTTTGAAAGCAATTCGAGTTCCTGCAGAATCACTGCATCGTTCACTGTGTTTCGGTTCCAGATTAAATAATTTTTCTTCATGAGATTTGCAAGTGCCTCGATGAACGCAGTTTTTTCTTCTCCCGCTTTCATTGCAGATGCTTTTTCAATCAGCCGCTCAACTCCTTTTCCATAATGTTTGAAACGAATATTTCCCGAAGGATAATCTACTTTCTCCGGCTTTGCTGTAAGAAT
Proteins encoded:
- a CDS encoding DUF4290 domain-containing protein; protein product: MEYNTQLEHLIIPEYGRNIQKLVEYACTIKNKEERNNVANSIIAIMGRLNPTLRDLTDFRHKLWDHLFIISNFKLDVDAPYPKPPKEILTAKPEKVDYPSGNIRFKHYGKGVERLIEKASAMKAGEEKTAFIEALANLMKKNYLIWNRNTVNDAVILQELELLSKGKLKVPDDFQMTGTHEILAKAGKRDDSRGREERSGSGRNERGRDRDRGRRHNNRHRRGR